One genomic window of Halogeometricum sp. S3BR5-2 includes the following:
- a CDS encoding thiolase family protein, producing MPQPVIAAAHRTPFGKAGGVFEDVRSEDLSVTLIDHILEETGLDGEDVDDLMWGVAQQRGEQDNNVARVIALLSELGEGTPATSINRWCASSMQAVISASDAIAAGNRDCVLAGGVESMSRVPMDGDSYEHLHPELSEKYNVFQLQMGMTAEKVAEEYGVSREQQDEYAARSHERAAEAADSGRFDDEIVPVETDDGVVTDDEGIRRDTSAEALAGLDPAFTGDGTVTAGNSSQITDGAAAVLVTSREFAEEHDLDILAETGANAVAGVDPTVMGIGPVPATRNLLERNGRDVEDYGLVELNEAFASQCVYARDELGVDPEKYNVNGGAIALGHPLGASGARLPVTLIHEMIKRDEERGLATLCVGFGQGAAIEFSR from the coding sequence ATGCCTCAGCCAGTCATCGCGGCCGCGCACCGCACCCCGTTCGGCAAGGCCGGCGGCGTCTTCGAGGACGTCCGCAGTGAGGACCTCTCCGTGACGCTCATCGACCACATTCTGGAGGAGACGGGCCTCGACGGCGAGGACGTGGACGACCTGATGTGGGGCGTCGCCCAGCAACGCGGCGAACAGGACAACAACGTCGCCCGCGTCATCGCCCTCCTCTCCGAACTCGGCGAGGGGACGCCCGCGACGAGCATCAACCGCTGGTGCGCCTCCTCGATGCAGGCCGTCATCTCCGCCTCCGACGCCATCGCCGCGGGCAACCGCGACTGCGTCCTCGCGGGCGGCGTCGAGAGCATGAGTCGCGTGCCGATGGACGGCGACTCCTACGAGCACCTCCACCCCGAACTGTCCGAGAAGTACAACGTCTTCCAACTCCAGATGGGGATGACCGCGGAGAAGGTGGCCGAGGAGTACGGCGTCTCGCGCGAACAGCAGGACGAGTACGCCGCGCGGAGCCACGAACGCGCCGCCGAGGCCGCCGACTCGGGCCGCTTCGACGACGAAATCGTGCCCGTCGAGACGGACGACGGCGTCGTCACCGACGACGAGGGCATCCGCCGGGACACCTCCGCGGAGGCGCTGGCGGGTCTCGACCCCGCGTTCACCGGCGACGGAACCGTCACGGCCGGTAACTCCTCGCAGATAACCGACGGCGCGGCGGCCGTCCTCGTCACTTCCCGCGAGTTCGCCGAGGAGCACGACTTGGATATCCTCGCCGAAACGGGCGCCAACGCCGTCGCCGGCGTCGACCCGACGGTGATGGGTATCGGTCCCGTCCCGGCGACGCGAAACCTCCTCGAACGCAACGGTCGGGACGTCGAGGACTACGGTCTCGTCGAACTGAACGAGGCGTTCGCCAGTCAGTGCGTCTACGCGCGCGACGAACTCGGCGTCGACCCCGAGAAGTACAACGTCAACGGCGGCGCCATCGCCCTCGGCCATCCCCTCGGCGCCTCGGGCGCCCGCCTGCCCGTGACGCTCATCCACGAGATGATAAAGCGCGACGAGGAGCGCGGACTCGCCACGCTGTGCGTCGGGTTCGGACAGGGCGCGGCCATCGAGTTCAGCCGGTAG
- a CDS encoding cation:proton antiporter, whose amino-acid sequence MAAGSNLIYIVAAIIGIGVVSQILSDRFQIPSVLFLIASGIVLGPEVLGVVNPDSFGGGLSAIVGLSVAIIVFEGAFHLRIQKLREAPAATIRVITVGAMIALLGTAAAIHFLLGSPWPVSFLIGALLVATGPTVIAPILEVVPARDRVEALLETEGIVNDVTAAILAVVIFETIVADVTEPGAVLTLFAERLGIGVVVGAVVAAAMVYGLRYVDLSPGNAPQNARLLVLAGALVAYGAADFIATEAGIAAVATAGVLLGNADIPYEEDISAFKGDVTLIVLSFVFIALAALLDFETLVRLGLGGLGVVAVVALVLRPLLMFLSTRGDRFTTGEKWFMSLVGPRGIIPASVATLFAIQLRAEGLTQAADTLVGTVFLVILVTVVFEGGLARQIAEYLDVIPMRVLIVGGGKVGRTLAERLEDRGENVVLIEHDPDIIQIARNAGHTVHQGDGTDTDVLRSAGAGNAKIVVAATGDDDVNLLVAQLANSKFDPETIIARANNPNNVDAFEELGVRTISSVLATAHAIDNYIERPALMNWMSEIGRSGDVQEIEVTSEEIVGRTVRDIGPELPDGCLIALVARDGETSVPSADYTVQRGDRITVIGGHDAVREAMAFVHPDA is encoded by the coding sequence GTGGCCGCGGGTTCTAATCTCATCTACATCGTCGCGGCCATCATCGGCATCGGCGTCGTCTCGCAGATTCTCTCCGACCGCTTCCAGATCCCGAGCGTGCTCTTTCTCATCGCGTCGGGCATCGTGCTCGGACCGGAGGTGCTCGGCGTCGTCAACCCCGACTCCTTCGGCGGCGGTCTCTCGGCCATCGTCGGCCTCTCGGTCGCCATCATCGTCTTCGAGGGGGCCTTTCACCTGCGCATCCAGAAGCTCAGGGAGGCGCCCGCGGCGACAATTCGCGTCATCACCGTCGGCGCGATGATAGCGCTCCTCGGGACGGCCGCGGCGATACACTTCCTCCTCGGGTCGCCGTGGCCCGTGTCGTTCCTCATCGGCGCGTTGCTCGTCGCCACGGGACCGACGGTCATCGCCCCCATCCTCGAGGTCGTCCCGGCGCGGGACCGCGTCGAGGCGCTGTTGGAGACGGAGGGTATCGTCAACGACGTGACGGCGGCCATCCTCGCCGTCGTCATCTTCGAGACCATCGTCGCGGACGTCACCGAACCGGGGGCGGTCCTCACGCTGTTCGCCGAACGCCTCGGCATCGGCGTCGTCGTCGGCGCCGTCGTCGCCGCGGCGATGGTCTACGGGCTCCGGTACGTGGATCTCTCGCCCGGCAACGCCCCGCAGAACGCGCGTCTGCTCGTCCTCGCGGGGGCGCTCGTCGCCTACGGCGCCGCCGACTTCATCGCCACCGAGGCGGGCATCGCCGCCGTCGCCACGGCCGGCGTCCTCCTCGGCAACGCCGACATCCCCTACGAGGAGGACATCTCGGCGTTCAAGGGCGACGTGACGCTCATCGTCCTCTCGTTCGTCTTCATCGCCTTGGCGGCGCTGTTGGACTTCGAGACGCTCGTCCGACTGGGCCTCGGCGGCCTCGGCGTCGTCGCCGTCGTCGCCCTCGTGCTCCGGCCCCTCCTCATGTTCCTGTCGACGCGGGGCGACCGGTTCACGACGGGCGAGAAGTGGTTCATGAGCCTCGTCGGCCCGCGGGGTATCATCCCCGCGTCCGTGGCGACGCTGTTCGCCATCCAACTGCGGGCGGAAGGCCTGACGCAGGCCGCCGACACCCTCGTCGGCACCGTCTTCCTCGTCATCCTCGTGACCGTCGTCTTCGAGGGCGGCCTCGCGAGACAGATAGCGGAATACCTCGACGTCATCCCAATGCGTGTACTCATCGTCGGAGGCGGTAAGGTGGGCCGGACGCTCGCCGAACGCCTCGAAGACCGCGGAGAGAACGTAGTGCTCATCGAACACGACCCGGACATCATCCAGATCGCGCGCAACGCGGGCCACACCGTCCATCAGGGGGACGGCACCGACACCGACGTGTTGCGCTCGGCGGGGGCGGGCAACGCGAAGATAGTCGTCGCCGCCACCGGCGACGACGACGTGAACCTCCTGGTCGCCCAACTGGCGAACTCGAAGTTCGACCCCGAGACCATCATCGCCCGGGCGAACAACCCGAACAACGTCGACGCCTTCGAGGAACTCGGCGTGCGCACCATCTCGTCGGTGCTGGCGACGGCCCACGCCATCGACAACTACATCGAGCGGCCCGCGCTGATGAACTGGATGAGCGAGATAGGCCGCTCGGGCGACGTCCAGGAGATAGAGGTCACCTCCGAGGAGATAGTCGGGCGGACCGTCCGCGACATCGGTCCGGAACTCCCGGACGGCTGTCTCATCGCGCTGGTCGCCCGCGACGGGGAGACGAGCGTTCCGAGCGCCGACTACACCGTCCAGCGCGGCGACCGGATAACCGTCATCGGCGGTCACGACGCCGTCCGCGAGGCGATGGCGTTCGTCCACCCCGACGCCTGA